From one Lysinibacillus sp. G4S2 genomic stretch:
- the dprA gene encoding DNA-processing protein DprA produces MIFSVDTQRLLALHYVYPLPLQKLQQLLSPVDILSYFEEAPPNEIAKALQISSQKALQISRSFRQSMTLSFEDAYERAHIFPIPFHHPFYPAQLFEISSPPTVLYVKGQYSLLTKEKQVAIIGSRKATAYTKIAMDLIVPPLVEHGYTVVSGLARGADTIAHETTIKFGGSTIAVLGHGFNYIYPKENQGLADHMAEHQLLITEYPPYMKPEKWHFPMRNRIISGLSKALVVTEAALRSGTLITTEYALEQGKEVFVVPGPINAEQSKGTNKLLLEGAIPVCNGHDIVETLALFSNKY; encoded by the coding sequence ATGATTTTTTCAGTCGATACACAGAGATTACTAGCATTACATTATGTATACCCATTACCACTTCAAAAACTTCAACAATTATTGTCCCCGGTGGATATATTAAGTTATTTTGAAGAAGCGCCTCCCAATGAGATTGCAAAAGCACTGCAAATATCATCGCAAAAAGCCTTGCAAATTTCTCGGAGTTTTCGACAAAGTATGACATTGTCGTTTGAAGATGCCTATGAACGGGCTCATATTTTCCCCATCCCTTTTCATCATCCCTTTTACCCGGCGCAATTATTTGAAATATCCAGTCCACCTACTGTATTGTATGTGAAAGGTCAGTATTCTCTATTAACGAAAGAAAAACAAGTAGCCATTATAGGTTCTCGAAAGGCTACAGCTTACACAAAGATTGCGATGGATCTAATTGTTCCACCTCTTGTTGAACATGGATATACTGTTGTGAGCGGGCTTGCAAGAGGGGCGGATACAATAGCTCATGAGACAACTATAAAATTTGGTGGTTCCACGATTGCAGTGCTTGGTCACGGTTTTAATTATATTTATCCAAAGGAAAACCAGGGTCTCGCTGACCATATGGCGGAGCATCAGTTACTTATTACAGAGTATCCTCCATATATGAAGCCTGAGAAATGGCATTTTCCAATGCGTAATAGAATAATTAGTGGACTATCTAAAGCGTTAGTTGTCACAGAAGCTGCATTAAGAAGTGGGACGCTAATTACTACAGAATACGCATTAGAGCAAGGTAAAGAAGTATTTGTTGTACCAGGACCAATTAATGCAGAGCAATCAAAAGGCACAAATAAATTACTATTAGAAGGGGCTATTCCAGTGTGCAATGGTCACGATATCGTTGAAACACTTGCTCTCTTTTCTAACAAATATTGA
- the topA gene encoding type I DNA topoisomerase, whose translation MADYLVIVESPAKAKTIERYLGKKYKVKASIGHVRDLPRSQMGVNTEDNYEPKYITIRGKGPVLQDLKSAAKKVKKVYLAADPDREGEAIAWHLATALNIDIHSDCRVVFNEITKDAIVESFKNPRPINMDLVDAQQTRRILDRLVGYNISPILWKKVKKGLSAGRVQSVALRMIIDRENEIKNFQPEEYWTIEGSFEKGKKTFDALYYGNGKDKIKLTNEDQVKSILKNVKGTNFDVVNVSKKERKRNAAPAFTTSSLQQEAARKLNFRAKKTMMLAQQLYEGIDIGKKEGTVGLITYMRTDSTRISDTAKTEAIAYIESKYGKEYISTETKQTKKASNAQDAHEAIRPTSTMRTPEELKAVLSRDQLRLYRLIWERFIASQMAPAVLDTVAVDLQNGDVLFRANGSQVKFAGFMKLYIEGTDDQTEETTKLLPEMAVGDQVKSLEIEPKQHFTQPPPRYSEARLVKTMEELGIGRPSTYAPTLDTIQRRGYVVLDAKRFMPTELGEIVHQLVLEFFPDIINIEFTAQMEQDLDDIEEGGRQWKKVVHEFYKDFEVHVKHADEAMEKVVIKDEPAGEDCELCGSPMVYKLGRYGKFMACSNFPDCRNTKAIMKPIGVKCPSCDTGEIVERKSKTKRLFYGCNQYPECEFVSWDKPISRPCPKCSALLVEKKIKKGVQIQCTKCDYEEAPTQ comes from the coding sequence ATGGCGGATTATTTAGTGATTGTAGAATCACCAGCAAAAGCAAAAACAATTGAACGTTATTTAGGGAAGAAATACAAAGTGAAAGCGTCAATCGGGCATGTTCGTGACCTACCACGTAGCCAAATGGGCGTTAATACTGAAGATAATTACGAACCTAAATATATTACTATTCGCGGTAAAGGACCTGTTTTACAGGACTTAAAGTCTGCGGCTAAAAAAGTGAAGAAAGTCTATCTAGCGGCCGATCCAGACCGCGAGGGAGAAGCGATTGCTTGGCACCTTGCGACTGCGTTAAATATTGATATTCATTCAGATTGTCGTGTCGTTTTTAATGAAATTACAAAAGATGCGATAGTAGAATCCTTTAAAAATCCACGTCCTATTAACATGGATTTAGTAGATGCACAGCAAACAAGGCGTATATTAGATAGACTTGTTGGTTATAACATTAGCCCAATTTTGTGGAAGAAAGTTAAAAAGGGATTATCAGCAGGTCGGGTACAATCTGTAGCACTGCGCATGATTATTGATCGTGAAAATGAAATCAAAAACTTCCAGCCAGAAGAATATTGGACAATTGAAGGCTCCTTTGAAAAAGGCAAAAAAACGTTCGATGCGCTTTACTATGGCAATGGTAAAGATAAAATTAAATTAACAAATGAAGACCAAGTAAAATCTATATTAAAAAATGTTAAAGGTACAAACTTTGATGTTGTAAATGTATCTAAAAAAGAGCGTAAACGAAATGCAGCACCTGCGTTTACAACATCTTCTTTACAGCAAGAGGCTGCACGTAAATTAAATTTCCGTGCTAAGAAAACGATGATGCTTGCTCAACAATTATATGAAGGTATTGATATTGGTAAAAAAGAGGGTACAGTCGGTTTGATCACTTATATGCGTACTGATTCAACGCGTATTTCTGATACAGCAAAAACAGAGGCAATCGCATACATTGAATCTAAATACGGAAAAGAATACATCTCCACGGAGACGAAGCAGACTAAAAAAGCATCAAATGCACAAGATGCCCACGAGGCCATTCGTCCAACTAGCACGATGCGAACTCCAGAGGAATTAAAAGCGGTACTGAGTCGTGATCAATTGCGTTTATATCGTTTAATATGGGAGCGCTTTATCGCAAGTCAGATGGCACCAGCAGTACTTGATACTGTTGCTGTAGATCTGCAAAATGGTGATGTTTTATTCCGTGCAAACGGCTCGCAAGTTAAATTTGCAGGCTTTATGAAGCTATATATTGAGGGTACCGATGATCAAACGGAAGAAACAACAAAGCTTCTACCAGAGATGGCAGTTGGCGATCAGGTAAAATCCCTTGAAATCGAGCCTAAGCAACATTTTACACAGCCACCACCACGTTATTCCGAGGCGCGTCTTGTGAAAACAATGGAAGAGCTAGGTATAGGGCGCCCATCCACGTATGCACCGACCCTCGATACAATTCAGCGCAGAGGCTATGTCGTGTTAGATGCAAAACGATTTATGCCAACAGAGCTGGGTGAAATCGTACACCAACTCGTACTAGAATTTTTCCCTGATATCATAAATATCGAATTCACAGCACAAATGGAACAAGATTTAGATGATATTGAAGAAGGTGGCCGTCAATGGAAAAAAGTTGTACACGAGTTTTATAAGGACTTTGAGGTCCATGTAAAACACGCGGATGAGGCTATGGAAAAGGTTGTAATTAAAGATGAACCGGCTGGTGAGGATTGTGAGCTATGTGGATCTCCGATGGTCTATAAGCTTGGACGATATGGGAAATTTATGGCTTGCTCAAACTTCCCAGATTGCCGCAATACGAAAGCGATCATGAAGCCGATTGGTGTAAAATGCCCTTCTTGCGATACAGGCGAGATAGTAGAGCGTAAAAGTAAAACAAAGCGTTTATTCTATGGCTGTAATCAGTATCCTGAATGTGAATTTGTCTCATGGGACAAGCCAATTAGTAGACCATGTCCGAAATGTAGTGCATTATTAGTAGAGAAAAAAATAAAAAAAGGTGTGCAAATTCAGTGTACGAAATGCGACTATGAAGAAGCACCTACTCAATGA
- the trmFO gene encoding FADH(2)-oxidizing methylenetetrahydrofolate--tRNA-(uracil(54)-C(5))-methyltransferase TrmFO — MTEQVVNVIGAGLAGSEAAWQIAKRGVKVKLYEMRPVKQTPAHHTDKFAELVCSNSLRANGLTNAVGVIKEEMRTLDSVIMKAADACSVPAGGALAVDRHEFAGYVTEAVKNHPLVEVIHEEVTEIPEGITVIATGPLTSKALAEKIQGLTGLDYLYFYDAAAPIIEKDSIDMDKVYLKSRYDKGEAAYLNCPMTKEEFDRFRQALIEAEVVPLKEFEKEIYFEGCMPIEVMAARGEKTMLFGPMKPVGLEDPKTGKRPYAVVQLRQDDAAGTLYNIVGFQTHLKWGPQKEVLQLIPGLENVEIVRYGVMHRNTFINSPKVLEKTYQLREQKNIFFAGQMTGVEGYVESAGSGLIAGINAARLVLGQEPIIFPFETALGSMARYITEAQSKNFQPMNVNFGIFPELPPGRRSKPERAEMHATRAINAIHNFVNSQTI, encoded by the coding sequence ATGACTGAACAAGTAGTAAATGTAATAGGCGCAGGTCTTGCTGGCAGTGAAGCGGCTTGGCAAATCGCCAAACGTGGTGTGAAAGTTAAACTTTATGAAATGCGCCCAGTAAAGCAAACACCAGCTCACCATACTGATAAATTTGCGGAGCTTGTTTGTTCGAACTCACTACGTGCAAATGGATTAACAAATGCCGTCGGTGTGATTAAAGAAGAAATGCGCACTTTAGATTCTGTTATTATGAAAGCGGCAGATGCGTGTTCAGTACCGGCAGGTGGTGCTTTGGCGGTAGATCGTCATGAATTTGCAGGATATGTGACTGAAGCAGTGAAAAATCATCCACTTGTGGAAGTCATTCATGAAGAAGTCACTGAAATTCCAGAAGGTATTACTGTTATTGCTACAGGACCTCTAACATCGAAAGCTTTAGCTGAAAAAATTCAAGGCTTAACGGGTTTAGATTATCTGTATTTCTATGATGCAGCAGCACCTATTATCGAAAAAGATAGCATTGATATGGACAAGGTTTATTTAAAATCTCGTTACGATAAAGGGGAAGCAGCTTATTTAAACTGTCCTATGACAAAGGAAGAATTTGATCGTTTCCGTCAAGCGTTAATCGAGGCAGAGGTTGTGCCATTAAAAGAATTTGAAAAAGAAATTTACTTTGAAGGATGTATGCCTATCGAAGTAATGGCTGCTCGCGGTGAGAAAACAATGTTATTTGGACCGATGAAGCCAGTAGGTTTGGAAGATCCAAAAACAGGAAAACGCCCTTATGCTGTTGTTCAATTACGTCAAGATGATGCAGCGGGAACTCTTTACAATATTGTTGGCTTCCAAACACATCTGAAGTGGGGACCACAGAAAGAAGTATTGCAACTAATTCCAGGGTTAGAGAATGTTGAAATCGTTCGTTATGGAGTAATGCATAGAAATACGTTTATTAATTCACCGAAAGTTCTAGAGAAAACTTATCAGCTTCGCGAGCAAAAAAATATTTTCTTTGCTGGTCAAATGACAGGCGTCGAAGGATATGTTGAATCCGCTGGTAGTGGATTAATTGCTGGTATTAATGCAGCCCGATTAGTACTAGGACAAGAACCGATTATCTTCCCGTTCGAAACGGCGTTAGGAAGTATGGCGCGTTATATAACAGAAGCACAATCGAAAAACTTCCAACCAATGAATGTCAACTTCGGAATTTTCCCTGAACTACCACCGGGGCGTCGTTCAAAACCAGAGCGTGCAGAGATGCATGCTACGCGAGCAATAAACGCAATTCATAATTTTGTGAATTCACAAACAATTTAA
- the xerC gene encoding tyrosine recombinase XerC produces MLVSSQDALEQFMLYIQVEKNFSVHTVREYESDLLDFLAFLQAEDVDDLASVEYIHARLYVTKLYDEKRARSSVSRKISSIRSFFRFLNRQYGLDDGAFRSLYHPKKESRLPSFFYEEELKQLFDANAGDDLKSLRNTAILELLYATGIRVSELTSIQVEDVDFHYSIIRVMGKGRKERIIPFGQFASLAMQDYIEQARPRLMKKTSHQQLFVNMRGGELTPRGVRHILTEMIDKASLHTKIYPHMLRHTFATHLLNNGADLRTVQELLGHAHLSSTQVYTHVTKEHLRQTYMNAHPRA; encoded by the coding sequence ATGTTAGTTTCGTCCCAAGATGCACTTGAACAATTCATGCTTTACATTCAGGTTGAAAAGAACTTCTCTGTTCATACAGTGCGAGAATATGAATCAGATCTACTAGATTTTTTAGCGTTTTTACAGGCGGAGGACGTAGATGATTTAGCTAGTGTTGAATATATACATGCACGTCTCTATGTAACAAAGTTGTACGATGAAAAAAGAGCAAGGTCATCTGTTTCAAGAAAAATTTCCTCAATACGCTCCTTTTTTCGCTTTCTAAATAGACAGTACGGATTAGATGATGGAGCATTTCGATCACTATATCATCCAAAAAAAGAATCACGCTTACCTAGTTTTTTCTACGAAGAAGAATTGAAGCAGCTATTTGATGCGAATGCTGGCGATGATTTGAAATCATTAAGAAATACGGCTATATTAGAGCTGTTATATGCGACAGGTATTCGTGTAAGTGAGCTTACCTCCATCCAAGTAGAAGACGTAGATTTCCATTACTCAATTATTAGGGTAATGGGGAAAGGGCGAAAAGAACGTATTATTCCATTCGGTCAATTTGCGAGTTTAGCCATGCAGGATTACATAGAGCAAGCTCGTCCGCGATTGATGAAAAAAACAAGTCATCAGCAATTGTTTGTCAACATGCGTGGTGGGGAACTTACTCCGCGAGGTGTACGTCATATTTTAACAGAAATGATTGACAAGGCCTCACTTCATACGAAAATATATCCACATATGCTTCGTCATACTTTTGCCACACATTTATTGAATAATGGCGCAGATTTACGAACGGTACAGGAGTTATTAGGCCACGCACATTTATCTTCTACACAAGTTTACACACATGTAACAAAAGAGCATCTTCGTCAAACATATATGAATGCTCATCCAAGGGCATAA
- the hslV gene encoding ATP-dependent protease subunit HslV: MGQIHATTIFAVHHNGSCAMAGDGQVTLGNAVVMKGTARKVRRLFNGQVLAGFAGSVADAFTLFEMFEGKLNEYNGNLQRAAVEVAKQWRGDKMLRQLEAMLLVMDKTTLLLVSGTGEVIEPDDGVLAIGSGGNYALSAGRALKKYAGDTMSAREIAEAALETAAEICVFTNHNIIVEALN; this comes from the coding sequence ATGGGACAAATTCATGCGACAACGATATTTGCAGTTCATCATAATGGAAGTTGCGCTATGGCTGGTGATGGCCAAGTGACCCTAGGGAATGCGGTTGTGATGAAAGGTACAGCAAGGAAGGTCAGACGTCTGTTTAATGGGCAGGTCCTTGCTGGATTTGCAGGATCGGTTGCAGATGCTTTTACGCTTTTTGAAATGTTTGAAGGAAAGTTAAATGAATACAATGGTAACTTACAACGTGCAGCAGTAGAAGTTGCCAAGCAATGGCGCGGTGATAAAATGCTACGTCAATTAGAGGCTATGCTACTTGTAATGGATAAAACTACGCTACTTCTTGTTTCGGGTACGGGAGAAGTAATTGAACCGGATGATGGAGTTTTGGCAATTGGTTCTGGGGGTAACTATGCATTATCGGCAGGTCGTGCTCTAAAAAAATATGCGGGTGATACAATGTCTGCTCGCGAAATTGCAGAGGCGGCATTAGAAACTGCTGCCGAGATTTGTGTATTTACAAATCATAATATTATCGTGGAGGCGCTTAACTAA
- the hslU gene encoding ATP-dependent protease ATPase subunit HslU codes for MTKNNLTPRQITEHLDRYIVGQNEAKRAVAIALRNRYRRSLLSDEMKAEVIPKNILMIGPTGVGKTEIARRIAKLTSAPFVKVEATKFTEVGYVGRDVESMVRDVVEASHRLVKEEMMESVKEQAEELANEAIVKLLVPSLRKKQSMQNPFEMLFGGKDQQTNDDTSSEETEVRSKRAQIALDLRNGKLENEWVTVEVTEQNPSIFDALQGTGMDMSANGGMQDMLSSLMPKKQKKRRVQVKDARRILTFEEANKLIDADEVAQEAISRAEQSGIIFIDEIDKIASKEGNSSANVSREGVQRDILPIVEGSTVTTKYGAVKTDFMLFVAAGAFHMSKPSDLIPELQGRFPIRVELEKLTKQDFVRILQEPDQSLILQYKALLETEGVEINFTEDAIERIAEIATEVNQETDNIGARRLHTILERLLEELSFEAAEIAPANIPITAAYVDQKLAGIVKNKDLSQFIL; via the coding sequence ATGACAAAAAATAATTTAACGCCAAGACAAATTACTGAGCATTTGGATCGTTATATCGTTGGACAAAACGAGGCAAAGCGAGCTGTAGCTATTGCATTACGTAATCGTTATCGTCGCTCGCTGCTAAGTGATGAAATGAAGGCAGAAGTAATTCCGAAAAATATTTTAATGATTGGACCTACAGGTGTCGGAAAAACAGAAATTGCTAGAAGAATTGCGAAGTTAACGAGTGCGCCATTTGTGAAAGTGGAAGCAACAAAGTTTACAGAAGTAGGGTATGTCGGACGCGATGTTGAGTCGATGGTACGTGATGTAGTAGAAGCTTCACATCGTCTTGTAAAAGAAGAAATGATGGAGTCTGTAAAGGAACAAGCGGAAGAATTAGCCAACGAAGCAATAGTTAAGCTATTGGTTCCTTCCTTACGAAAAAAACAGTCTATGCAAAATCCGTTTGAAATGTTGTTTGGTGGTAAAGATCAGCAAACAAATGACGATACTTCATCTGAGGAGACAGAGGTGCGTTCCAAACGTGCACAAATCGCTCTTGATTTACGGAACGGTAAATTAGAAAATGAATGGGTTACAGTTGAAGTGACGGAACAAAATCCATCTATTTTTGATGCGTTACAAGGAACGGGCATGGATATGTCTGCAAATGGTGGCATGCAGGATATGCTATCTAGTTTAATGCCTAAAAAGCAGAAGAAACGCCGTGTGCAAGTTAAAGATGCACGACGTATTTTAACTTTCGAGGAAGCAAATAAGCTAATAGATGCAGACGAGGTTGCACAAGAAGCCATTTCAAGAGCTGAACAGTCGGGCATTATATTTATTGATGAAATTGATAAAATTGCTAGTAAGGAAGGTAACTCTTCTGCGAATGTATCACGTGAAGGTGTACAACGTGATATTCTGCCAATCGTTGAAGGCTCTACTGTAACGACGAAGTACGGTGCTGTAAAAACGGACTTTATGCTTTTCGTTGCTGCAGGAGCGTTTCATATGTCGAAGCCATCAGATTTAATTCCTGAATTGCAAGGTCGATTCCCGATTCGAGTGGAGCTTGAAAAATTAACGAAACAAGATTTTGTACGTATTTTGCAAGAGCCAGATCAATCACTTATTTTGCAATACAAGGCATTATTAGAAACTGAAGGCGTAGAAATAAACTTTACTGAAGATGCAATTGAACGAATTGCAGAAATTGCAACTGAGGTCAATCAGGAGACTGATAATATTGGAGCTCGACGTTTGCACACAATTTTAGAACGCTTATTAGAAGAATTATCATTTGAAGCTGCTGAAATTGCGCCTGCAAATATTCCAATCACAGCTGCATATGTAGATCAAAAACTTGCAGGTATAGTAAAAAACAAAGATTTGTCACAGTTTATATTGTAA
- the codY gene encoding GTP-sensing pleiotropic transcriptional regulator CodY: MNLLEKTRKINSMLQASAGKPVNFKEMADTLGDIIDSNVYIVSRKGKLLGISIHQQIENERMKKMFEERQFPEEYTHSLFTISETSSNLDINDEHTAFPVENKDLFQSALTTIVPIVGGGERLGTLILARLSAQFEDDDLILAEYGATVVGMEILREKSEEIEEEARSKAVVQMAINSLSYSELEAIEHIFEELDGHEGLLVASKIADRVGITRSVIVNALRKLESAGVIESRSLGMKGTYIKVLNDKFLNALAEIKMK, translated from the coding sequence ATGAATTTATTAGAAAAAACGCGTAAAATTAACTCGATGCTCCAAGCATCTGCTGGTAAACCAGTAAACTTTAAAGAAATGGCGGATACATTAGGAGACATTATAGACAGTAATGTTTATATTGTAAGCCGTAAAGGGAAACTTTTAGGAATTTCAATTCATCAACAAATTGAAAATGAACGTATGAAAAAGATGTTCGAAGAACGCCAATTCCCAGAAGAATACACACATAGCTTGTTTACAATTTCTGAAACATCTTCAAATCTGGATATTAACGACGAACACACTGCTTTCCCAGTTGAAAACAAAGATTTGTTCCAAAGTGCTTTAACAACGATCGTACCGATTGTTGGTGGTGGTGAGCGTCTTGGTACATTAATTCTTGCTCGTTTATCTGCACAATTTGAGGATGATGATTTAATTTTAGCTGAGTATGGTGCAACAGTAGTTGGTATGGAAATTTTACGTGAGAAATCTGAGGAAATCGAAGAGGAAGCTCGTAGTAAAGCGGTTGTACAAATGGCGATTAATTCTCTTTCATATAGTGAGTTAGAGGCTATTGAACATATTTTTGAAGAACTTGATGGACATGAAGGCTTACTTGTTGCTTCAAAAATTGCAGACCGAGTAGGTATTACACGTTCAGTAATCGTAAATGCATTACGTAAACTAGAATCTGCAGGTGTAATCGAATCACGCTCTTTAGGTATGAAAGGTACTTACATTAAAGTACTAAACGATAAATTCTTAAATGCATTAGCAGAAATTAAAATGAAATAA
- the flgB gene encoding flagellar basal body rod protein FlgB, with translation MNLFGGTISSLENGLSYATLNQKTIANNIGNVDTPNYKAKSVSFKDMLEKEEQRSISAYRTDNRHYDFTIRQSTPGVHNIDGLRYRNNGNGVDMDAEQAKMAENQIYYNALIDRMNGKLNTLNTVIKGGK, from the coding sequence TTGAATTTATTTGGAGGAACTATTAGTAGCCTGGAAAACGGACTTTCCTATGCAACTTTGAATCAAAAAACGATCGCCAATAACATTGGGAATGTCGATACGCCGAATTACAAGGCGAAAAGTGTAAGTTTTAAAGATATGTTGGAGAAAGAAGAACAAAGATCAATCTCGGCATATCGTACTGATAATAGACATTATGATTTTACGATTCGACAATCTACACCTGGTGTGCATAATATAGACGGCTTACGTTATCGAAATAATGGTAATGGTGTAGATATGGATGCTGAACAGGCGAAAATGGCTGAAAATCAAATCTATTACAATGCATTAATTGACCGTATGAACGGTAAGTTAAATACATTAAATACTGTAATTAAAGGAGGTAAGTAA
- the flgC gene encoding flagellar basal body rod protein FlgC translates to MSIFHGMNTTASALTAQRLRMDVISSNMAGMDTTRARQVNGEWEPYRRKSVTLTAQEGQFSKFFNTALGKNAKSGVGNGVKVTQIKEDRETPFKLVYDPTHPDADADGNVKMPNVDPLKEMVDLMSATRSYEANVTVFNANKSMLTKALEIGK, encoded by the coding sequence ATGTCTATTTTTCATGGAATGAATACCACTGCCTCAGCTTTAACAGCACAGCGTTTACGAATGGATGTCATTTCTTCAAATATGGCAGGCATGGATACAACGCGTGCTAGACAAGTGAATGGGGAGTGGGAACCATACCGCCGAAAGTCGGTAACTTTAACAGCTCAAGAGGGACAGTTTTCAAAGTTCTTTAATACCGCACTTGGGAAAAATGCAAAAAGTGGCGTTGGCAACGGCGTAAAAGTAACACAAATAAAAGAAGATAGAGAAACACCTTTCAAACTTGTGTATGATCCAACTCATCCAGATGCAGACGCAGATGGCAATGTAAAAATGCCAAATGTAGATCCATTAAAAGAAATGGTAGATTTAATGTCAGCCACTCGTTCCTACGAAGCAAACGTAACTGTATTCAATGCAAATAAATCTATGCTGACAAAGGCTTTAGAGATTGGTAAATAA
- the fliE gene encoding flagellar hook-basal body complex protein FliE: MAISSVSLMTPTQVVKETNKLNTTPYEAQQSFANSLKEAIAKVNDQQITSDNLTEKLITGGDVELHEVMIASQKASITLNATMEVRNKVIEAYQEIMRMSV; this comes from the coding sequence ATGGCAATTTCGTCCGTTTCACTAATGACACCTACGCAGGTTGTAAAAGAAACAAATAAACTTAATACAACACCTTATGAAGCACAACAAAGTTTTGCGAACTCTTTAAAAGAAGCAATAGCGAAAGTTAATGATCAACAAATTACTTCTGATAATCTTACCGAAAAGCTAATTACTGGTGGAGATGTAGAGTTGCACGAAGTGATGATTGCATCACAAAAAGCGAGTATTACATTAAATGCAACAATGGAAGTTCGCAATAAGGTGATTGAAGCTTACCAAGAAATAATGCGAATGAGTGTCTAA